The Vicia villosa cultivar HV-30 ecotype Madison, WI linkage group LG1, Vvil1.0, whole genome shotgun sequence genome includes a region encoding these proteins:
- the LOC131610218 gene encoding soyasapogenol B glucuronide galactosyltransferase-like yields the protein MESQHQQLHVIFLPHLTPGHMNPLVDTARLFAKHGVNVTIITTQTNALLFKKAVDNDLFSGYSIRTCEIQFPSSHVGLPDGVENIKDATSHEMLGKIILGITMLQSQIELMFHDLQPDCIVSDMLYPWTVESAAKLGIPRLYYYSSSYFSSCATHFIKKHKPYENLVSDTQVFSIPGLPHNIEITSLQLQESVRTKNEYSDYFDAVYESEGRSYGTLYNSFHELENDYEQLYKSTMGIKAWSVGPVSASVNKGHNEDLSIEPNLIKWLNSKPNDSVLYVSFGSLTRLCYAQIVEIAHGLENSGHSFIWVVRKKDGDEDKGGFLHDFEERMKENQKGYIIWNWAPQLLILDHPATGGIVTHCGWNSILESLSVGLPMITWPMFAEQFYNEKLILDVLKIGVSVGSKVNKFWSSVGEDALVRREEIAKVVRILMGREDESGEMRRRVRNFGDAAKKSIQEGGSSYNNLMQLIGELKSLKTSRGLEKQ from the coding sequence ATGGAATCTCAACACCAACAACTCCATGTTATTTTTCTACCACATCTAACTCCTGGTCATATGAACCCTTTGGTTGACACAGCAAGGCTATTTGCAAAACATGGTGTTAATGTTACCATTATCACTACACAAACAAATGCCTTGTTATTCAAGAAAGCCGTAGACAACGACTTGTTCTCTGGATATTCTATCAGAACCTGTGAAATTCAGTTCCCTTCATCCCACGTTGGTCTCCCGGACGGAGTTGAAAACATCAAAGATGCCACTTCCCATGAAATGCTTGGTAAAATAATTCTTGGAATTACAATGCTTCAAAGTCAAATAGAGCTTATGTTCCATGATCTGCAACCAGATTGTATAGTCTCGGATATGTTATATCCTTGGACAGTTGAATCAGCCGCAAAGTTAGGTATTCCGAGGCTTTACTATTATAGCTCAAGCTACTTCTCAAGCTGTGCAACTCATTTTATCAAGAAGCATAAGCCTTATGAGAATTTAGTTTCTGATACCCAAGTTTTTTCTATTCCCGGTCTTCCACATAACATAGAGATTACTTCTTTACAGCTACAAGAATCGGTGAGGACCAAAAATGAGTACTCAGATTATTTTGATGCAGTATATGAATCAGAAGGAAGAAGCTATGGAACATTATACAATAGCTTTCATGAGCTTGAAAATGATTATGAGCAACTTTATAAGAGCACAATGGGGATTAAAGCATGGAGTGTAGGACCAGTTTCAGCATCTGTTAACAAGGGACACAATGAAGACCTCTCAATAGAGCCAAATTTGATTAAATGGCTTAATTCAAAGCCAAATGATTCTGTGTTGTATGTAAGTTTTGGAAGCTTGACAAGGCTTTGTTATGCGCAGATTGTTGAAATAGCTCATGGACTAGAAAATTCAGGTCATAGTTTCATCTGGGTTGTGAGGAAAAAAGATGGAGATGAAGACAAAGGCGGGTTTCTTCATGATTTTGAGGAAAGAATGAAGGAAAACCAAAAGGGCTACATCATATGGAATTGGGCACCACAGCTTCTGATATTGGATCACCCTGCGACCGGAGGGATTGTAACTCACTGTGGTTGGAACTCAATTCTTGAAAGCTTGAGTGTTGGTTTGCCAATGATCACATGGCCAATGTTTGCGGAGCAATTTTACAATGAGAAGTTGATTCTTGATGTTTTAAAGATAGGAGTTTCTGTTGGATCAAAAGTGAACAAGTTTTGGTCAAGTGTAGGTGAAGATGCATTGGTGAGAAGAGAAGAGATTGCAAAGGTTGTGAGAATATTGATGGGAAGAGAAGATGAGAGTGGAGAAATGAGAAGGAGGGTGAGAAATTTTGGTGATGCTGCAAAGAAGAGTATACAAGAGGGTGGATCCTCTTACAATAATTTGATGCAGTTAATAGGTGAGTTGAAATCATTGAAGACATCAAGAGGGCTTGAGAAACAGTGA
- the LOC131643008 gene encoding uncharacterized protein LOC131643008 — protein MDLFGGSDSENDDISKIEINQDYARRFEHNKRREDLHRFEELKKKGVIDSEDDESESESSDDDIDKSFDSRSTTKFFDALIKVRKKDPVLKEKDVKLFESDHSSEDEGDDEKSEPKDKGKKKMYLKDVVAKHLIEEGADFGDEEEEKGVSKSSKGKKAMSLNQEETGFVNRDGKKSYVDEQEELKRAFLEAVEKDGLEDGEGEFFKSKEKGGEDQVESEDEELVEKLNEYFGRDAETNKNSKFLRDYFKNQMWIDKNVESLNVGEEDFQEISEDEMEIERQEVYEHRFQENPGDRVLGHARKVEGSVRKKTNTRKEQRKSKEERMAIAQKEREEELKHLKNVKKQEIREKVKKIMKTAGINDDDVIPLSAAELEEEFDPEEYDRMMKKAFDDKYYNAEDADPEFCSEDEEDMEKPDFEKEDELLGLPKGWDESGSDGGFLAARENALKEKTEITSDDDGDVVESDNEIEEILDEGSSRKRKRKTALLEKARQAMMEEYYKLDYEDTIGDLKTRFRYAKTKPNKFGIGSSEILLMDDKELNQYISLKKLAPYQEEEWKLSKQKKYMLKMRAKEILAAASMHKKKNKKSKVNSSKIITSSSNVVEGEKANAADNVVENENANTEESKSKSRKAKRRENMANLKLSQSRLKAYGKTT, from the coding sequence ATGGACCTTTTTGGTGGCAGTGATTCGGAAAATGATGATATCTCCAAAATCGAGATAAACCAGGATTATGCTCGTAGGTTTGAGCATAACAAGAGGCGGGAGGATCTCCATCGTTTTGAGGAATTAAAAAAGAAGGGTGTTATTGATTCGGAAGACGATGAATCGGAGTCTGAATCATctgatgatgatattgataaAAGTTTTGATTCTAGAAGTACTACGAAATTCTTTGATGCGTTGATTAAAGTGAGGAAGAAGGATCCTGTTCTTAAGGAAAAGGATGTTAAGCTTTTTGAATCGGATCATAGTagtgaagatgaaggtgatgatgagAAGAGTGAACCGAAAGATAAGGGGAAAAAGAAAATGTATTTGAAGGATGTGGTGGCAAAGCATTTGATTGAGGAGGGGGCGGATTTTGGCGATGAAGAGGAAGAGAAAGGTGTATCAAAGAGTAGTAAGGGTAAAAAGGCAATGTCTTTGAATCAGGAAGAGACGGGTTTTGTGAATAGGGATGGGAAGAAGAGTTATGTGGATGAGCAAGAGGAGTTGAAAAGGGCTTTTCTTGAAGCAGTAGAAAAGGATGGTTTAGAAGATGGGGAAGGGGAGTTTTTCAAATCGAAGGAGAAGGGAGGTGAAGACCAAGTAGAGAGTGAAGACGAGGAACTTGTTGAGAAACTGAATGAATATTTCGGTAGAGATgctgaaacaaataaaaattctaaatttcTAAGAGACTATTTCAAGAATCAAATGTGGATAGACAAGAATGTGGAGAGTTTGAATGTCGGAGAGGAAGATTTTCAAGAAATTTCTGAGGATGAGATGGAAATTGAGAGGCAGGAAGTGTATGAGCATAGATTTCAGGAAAATCCGGGAGATAGAGTGTTGGGTCATGCTCGTAAGGTGGAGGGGTCAGTGAGGAAAAAGACAAACACAAGGAAAGAGCAGAGAAAGAGCAAAGAGGAGAGAATGGCAATAGCACAAAAGGAAAGGGAGGAGGAGTTGAAACATTTAAAGAATGTCAAGAAACAGGAGATACGGGAGAAGGTCAAAAAGATCATGAAAACTGCTGGgattaatgatgatgatgttatcCCTTTGTCTGCTGCCGAATTAGAAGAGGAGTTTGACCCCGAGGAGTATGATAGAAtgatgaagaaagcatttgatgATAAGTATTATAATGCAGAGGATGCTGACCCTGAATTTTGTAGTGAGGACGAAGAGGACATGGAGAAGCCGGATTTTGAAAAAGAGGATGAATTACTTGGGCTTCCTAAAGGCTGGGATGAATCTGGATCTGATGGTGGGTTTTTGGCTGCAAGAGAAAATGCTTTGAAGGAAAAGACTGAGATTACtagtgatgatgatggtgatgtcGTTGAAAGTGATAATGAGATAGAGGAAATTCTCGACGAAGGTAGTAGTCGGAAGAGGAAGCGTAAAACAGCTCTTTTGGAGAAAGCTAGGCAGGCAATGATGGAGGAGTACTATAAACTAGATTACGAGGACACAATTGGGGACCTGAAAACAAGATTCAGGTATGCCAAAACAAAGCCCAACAAATTTGGCATTGGCTCCTCTGAGATACTATTGATGGATGACAAGGaattgaatcaatatatttcCTTGAAAAAACTTGCTCCTTACCAGGAGGAGGAATGGAAGCTtagcaaacaaaaaaaatacatgcTGAAGATGAGAGCTAAGGAGATCCTTGCTGCAGCAAGTATGCataagaagaaaaataagaagtCAAAGGTTAATTCTAGCAAGATAATAACTTCATCAAGCAATGTTGTGGAGGGTGAAAAAGCAAACGCAGCAGACAATGTTGTGGAGAATGAAAATGCAAACACAgaagaatcaaaatcaaaatcaaggaAAGCCAAGAGAAGGGAAAACATGGCTAATTTAAAGTTATCACAGTCGAGGCTTAAAGCATATGGAAAGACAACATGA
- the LOC131646807 gene encoding protein MAIN-LIKE 1-like has translation MRKMRTLGPDRRPHTRRRRDEAGSSNPPPQPVGYPGGPSDLSLLVRYQDHVARRLWYGEERGSKKELKVAGHGTKLQERVPQQLPPEIEAIVSRSGLASLQRTSLTKIDVNLVSAFVERWHVETSSFHMPFGEMTITLDDVACLLHLPINGMFWYPDEHVTEQVAVDLGCELLGVDRHAMAVHVRSCRGAYYSLQWLYDRFVQYRAAGSWTYATRAYLMMLVGSTIFADKTFTLVEARYLLLFRDLRGLGSYSWASAALATLYHHLEDASMFSCKQLGGYPTLLQCWIHEYFPTLGRKGENWRSDNQGLPRAMRWFYRQGAIKVDAYRPILDQLTPTDVIWRPFEDHRPHIAFNELSLYRGFLVWGDIHVLYLPDRCLRQFGIRQYIPPAPPADTLSNDEIAVEWIGYHQSVTDVIRGTEAVGYPHETVDGYLEWYYRVSHPQVVPPPPSERREVPVPVFDAGPADPDWARASTLVRRYLRQVEAEDDDVAYADLFEVLRIADEH, from the exons ATGAG gaaaatgCGTACACTTGGACCAGACAGGAGACCACATACCCGCCGCCGCCGCGATGAAGCTGGTTCCTCTAACCCACCACCACAGCCAGTTGGATATCCTGGTGGACCATCAGATTTATCTTTACTTGTTCGATATCAAGACCATGTTGCTCGCCGGTTATGGTACGGAGAG gaaagagGCTCTAAAAAGGAGCTTAAAGTTGCTGGGCACGGGACGAAGCTCCAGGAGAGAGTGCCTCAGCAGCTCCCACCTGAGATTGAGGCTATCGTGTCTAGGTCAGGTCTGGCTTCTCTTCAGAGAACTAGCCTGACCAAGATAGACGTTAATCTCGTCTCAGCATTTGTGGAGAGGTGGCATGTTGAGACTtcgtcatttcacatgccatttggTGAAATGACGATTACTTTAGATGATGTTGCGTGCCTGCTCCATTTGCCTATCAATGGTATGTTCTGGTATCCTGATGAGCATGTCACAGAGCAGGTGGCTGTTGATCTTGGCTGTGAGTTATTGGGAGTGGATAGACATGCCATGGCTGTACATGTGCGTTCTTGCAGGGGAGCTTATTACTCACTCCAGTGGCTGTATGACAGATTCGTGCAGTACCGTGCTGCTGGTAGTTGGACTTACGCGACCAGGGCATATCTGATGATGTTGGTAGGTTCTACCATTTTTGCGGATAAGACATTTACCCTGGTTGAGGCCCGATATTTGCTATTGTTTAGAGATCTACGTGGGCTTGGTTCATACAGTTGGGCATCAGCGGCACTGGCCACTCTTTATCACCACCTTGAGGATGCATCTATGTTTAGTTGCAAGCAGCTCGGTGGATATCCTACTCTTCTACag TGTTGGATACATGAGTACTTTCCTACTCTGGGAAGGAAAGGAGAAAATTGGCGGTCAGACAACCAAGGGCTTCCGAGGGCGATGAGATGGTTCTACAGACAGGGGGCCATCAAGGTGGATGCATATAGACCGATATTGGATCAGCTGACACCTACAGACGTCATATGGCGTCCATTCGAGGATCATCGACCTCATATTGCTTTTAACGAGCTATCTTTATACAGAGGTTTCCTTGTTTGGGGTGACATACATGTGTTGTACTTACCCGATAGGTGTCTTCGCCAGTTTGGTATTCGCCAGTATATCCCGCCTGCACCTCCTGCTGATACGCTCAGCAACGATGAGATTGCTGTGGAGTGGATTGGTTATCACCAGAGCGTGACAGATGTGATTAGAGGTACGGAGGCGGTGGGATACCCTCATGAGACGGTGGATGGATATTTAGAGTGGTATTACCGTGTGTCTCATCCTCAGGTTGTGCCGCCCCCACCTAGTGAGCGTAGAGAGGTTCCAGTTCCTGTCTTTGATGCAGGACCAGCTGATCCAGATTGGGCTCGTGCCTCCACACTGGTTCGTCGTTATCTCCGGCAGGTAGAGGCCGAGGATGATGATGTCGCGTATGCTGACTTATTTGAGGTGTTGCGCATCGCCGATGAGCATTGA
- the LOC131646818 gene encoding uncharacterized protein LOC131646818, with translation MTSTELTFAVAFAYMECEQTESYIWVLDKLKQLFVKKDVVPQVILTDRDLALMKAVEVVFPTTHNLLCRFHINQNVGMKCKEYVMKDMRETIGTLWKDVVWASNEVEYGVRLQYLEQACFASKADVRKGKKPVGYDVYRDPSGFEYADQASQCSQKQSQASQTSRKQSQSKKQSQAKDEDFTLQFPCHIRPYITEIVNVVADGNCGFRAIASWHGYSEDGWAMVRRDLDMELREKKDLYERLFGLSLSEVRNGLLIDHVGFQPPEKWLTLPEMGYLIANRYNIILVLLGNPCLTFFPMTTTFSPSAPTYCIGLVNRNHYLRVNMKEGFPLPPVTVDWMKFRLQVATSWMLGFAGRLQHWHHLTPMLPSRVNID, from the exons ATGACATCGACCGAGTTGACATTTGCGGTTGCATTTGCTTATATGGAGTGTGAGCAGACAGAGAGTTATATTTGGGTCTTGGATAAGCTGAAGcaattgtttgtgaagaaagatgTGGTTCCACAAGTGATTTTGACGGATAGAGATCTTGCTTTGATGAAAGCAGTTGAAGTTGTTTTTCCTACGACGCATAACTTGCTATGTCGCTTTCATATTAACCAAAATGTTGGGATGAAATGCAAGGAATATGTGATGAAAGACATGCGAGAGACGATAGGCACATTGTGGAAAGATGTTGTATGGGCTAGTAATGAGGTTGAGTATGGTGTACGGTTGCAATATCTTGAACAAGCATGCTTTGCTT CTAAAGCAGATGTTAGGAAAGGGAAGAAACCAGTTGGGTATGATGTTTATAGGGATCCTTCAGGTTTTGAGTATGCTGATCAGGCGTCTCAATGTTCACAAAAACAATCGCAAGCATCACAAACTTCCAGGAAGCAATCACAATCAAAGAAGCAATCACAAGCAAAGGATGAGGATTTCACTCTTCAGTTTCCTTGTCATATTAGGCCATATATTACCGAGATTGTTAATGTTGTAGCAGATGGTAATTGTGGATTTAGAGCAATTGCTTCGTGGCATGGGTATAGTGAGGATGGTTGGGCAATGGTTCGTCGTGACTTGGACATGGAATTAAGAGAAAAGAAGGACTTATATGAGAGATTGTTCGGTCTAAGTTTATCCGAAGTGAGAAATGGATTGTTGATAGATCATGTTGGTTTTCAACCACCAGAGAAATGGTTGACACTACCAGAGATGGGTTATTTGATAGCGAATCGGTATAACATTATTCTTGTGCTGCTTGGTAACCCTTGCTTGACCTTTTTTCCTATGACAACAACATTTTCTCCAAGTGCTCCTACATATTGCATTGGCCTTGTCAACAGGAATCATTATCTTCgg GTTAATATGAAAGAAGGCTTCCCGCTGCCACCCGTCACGGTAGATTGGATGAAGTTTCGTCTTCAAGTGGCGACATCTTGGATGTTAGGATTTGCTGGACGTCTTCAACATTGGCATCATCTTACGCCTATGTTACCATCACGTGTTAATATAGATTAA
- the LOC131646829 gene encoding uncharacterized protein LOC131646829: MFVYAKFMKELLSGKRKLRNDENIALAKEYSAIIQRKLPLKLNNLGMEVSLQICQKNETAIDTTDVFTTSQRFVTREEVIRWVKETGINNKVTVIIARSDTETGKRGRSNKVIFACDKGGKYKDKSETQSATKRCGCPFKIRSTPAKDGSGWKVDVKCGVHNHGLPDRLEGHSFVGRLTTDEKQHVADLTKRHVPPRHILTSLQERDPENVTRITQIYKHKSVIEAEIRGPRSEIQHLLKLIEEANYVYWSRKRDDCEVVRDIFLGSSRFGKVAESFSYCLDYGRHL, translated from the exons ATGTTTGTTTATGCTAAATTCATGAAAGAGCTCTTATCGGGAAAACGGAAGTTGAGAAATGACGAGAACATCGCTTTGGCAAAAGAATACAGTGCTATTATTCAGAGAAAGCTTCCACTAAAACTCAACAATCTAG GTATGGAAGTTTCGCTCCAAATTTGTCAGAAAAACGAGACAGCTATAGATACCACTGATGTTTTCACAACTTCACAGAGATTTGTCACACGGGAAGAAGTTATCCGCTGGGTTAAAGAGACCGGAATCAACAATAAAGTGACTGTTATCATAGCGCGTTCAGACACTGAAACAGGCAAAAGAGGAAGAAGTAACAAAGTTATATTTGCGTGCGATAAAGGTGGAAAATATAAGGATAAAAGTGAGACTCAAAGTGCTACTAAGAGATGTGGATGTCCATTCAAAATCAGATCGACTCCGGCAAAAGATGGGTCTGGATGGAAGGTTGATGTAAAatgtggagttcataatcatggTTTACCAGATAGATTAGAAGGCCATTCATTTGTTGGTAGGTTGACAACAGATGAGAAGCAGCATGTTGCTGATTTGACAAAGAGACATGTTCCGCCTAGACACATATTGACTTCCTTGCAAGAGCGAGATCCTGAGAACGTCACTCGGATCACGCAAATATACAAGCATAAAAGTGTGATTGAAGCGGAGATAAGAGGTCCAAGAAGTGAGATACAACATTTGCTTAAGCTTATAGAGGAGGCGAACTATGTTTATTGGAGTAGGAAACGGGATGATtgtgaagttgtgagagatatttttttGGGCTCATCCAGATTCGGTAAAGTTGCTGAATCTTTTTCCTACTGTCTTGATTATGGACGCCACTTATAA